The following proteins are encoded in a genomic region of Corallococcus soli:
- a CDS encoding NuoI/complex I 23 kDa subunit family protein: protein MAFNASQDPRTDIRERMYIPELLRGLAITTKHFFRNMFGTRDPNPEVQDRTGMNLMTTVQYPEEKPIYPEGYRGLHRLVPRDDGKPRCVACYMCATICPAQCIYIEAGEYETTDADSESVVIEKYPTQFVIDELRCIVCGLCVEACPKDAIRMDTYMHTPSEYNRQNFVYDIPKLLKGPAVSHPSDPWNKRDSSSEPHHVHKEAHTRIGEGLVELKTPHSLGAGHGGGHGHGKALPSGGQAVVTQQGPIQVTKFLK, encoded by the coding sequence ATGGCGTTCAATGCTTCCCAGGATCCGCGCACGGACATCCGCGAGCGGATGTACATCCCGGAGCTGCTGCGCGGTCTGGCCATCACGACCAAGCACTTCTTCCGCAACATGTTTGGCACGCGCGATCCGAACCCCGAGGTTCAGGACCGCACGGGCATGAACCTGATGACGACGGTGCAGTACCCGGAAGAGAAGCCCATCTACCCGGAGGGCTACCGCGGTCTGCACCGGCTGGTTCCGCGCGACGACGGCAAGCCGCGCTGCGTGGCCTGCTACATGTGCGCGACCATCTGCCCGGCGCAGTGCATCTACATCGAGGCGGGTGAGTACGAGACGACGGACGCCGACTCGGAGTCGGTCGTCATCGAGAAGTACCCCACCCAGTTCGTCATCGACGAGCTGCGCTGCATCGTGTGTGGCCTGTGCGTGGAGGCGTGCCCGAAGGACGCCATCCGCATGGACACGTACATGCACACGCCGTCCGAGTACAACCGGCAGAACTTCGTCTACGACATCCCCAAGCTGCTCAAGGGGCCGGCCGTCTCGCACCCGTCGGATCCGTGGAACAAGCGCGACAGCTCCTCGGAGCCGCACCACGTCCACAAGGAAGCGCACACGCGCATCGGCGAGGGCCTGGTGGAGCTGAAGACGCCGCACTCGCTGGGGGCTGGCCACGGTGGTGGCCACGGCCACGGCAAGGCGCTGCCCTCGGGTGGGCAGGCGGTGGTGACGCAGCAGGGTCCCATCCAGGTGACGAAGTTCCTCAAGTAG
- a CDS encoding CHASE2 domain-containing protein: MQRLRIHSSGRRFLQRLGFSLVQAAVFGCLLGLLVSQRVSRPVRPDDTPAPLLSPSGIVDLLSGWLDGGERVFYDWRIRQLGERSERSDRVVLVSIDDDTLAEAQQGPRADIAAYPWPRQVVGGMVHRLVEEGASVVMLDFAYPELSPRACATPTRTGRGALSQDDDALRDLLDKDPGHSVLAFRWGAEGTRSLPPTGRLWPYRVRLGSYPGPSEARARAQSVLALQRPAFLIPAGKGLEVWAGVADEGEGRSLGEQLGAVTAAIQERRAADDAFRVAPADLFLALASVQVAGLDPEKLLEVRQLQHPVTPLLGTSSGYGATTLPADPDGVVRGVPHLVAYSPRGGERYVLPSLPLAAAMRLAGTQKLRYADGRLFIGDSYSVPMDASGYSLLRWEAPSATRGARGPLARSIRAWNVLLNLFDIQAERPARFDHDLDGRAVILTNTSSYAPERRVTPIGPGIANGAILGQALANILASDGITRVPSRVDMVATMGLAFIGAFLALSFSWLLRSVWGAILFVSVVVAAGAGYVGAAGWFFVNERLWIAVAGPLWSMGLAFLVTTVYAFRTEQDVRDFVHSALGRYVSPDVARLVARDVSLMRPERRKMTVYLCDIEGFTRLSEVLPPEQLVPLLNTFLTEMTSVVRATAGQVDKYIGDSVMAFWGAPVRTDRHAHLACEAALKLQAVLAQRQPLWEKQFGHRLSVRAGIDTGDLLVGDMGSELKSNYTVMGDAVGMAGRLEAANKQYGTQVLVGEATAQLASDAYVFREVDRVLVRNREQPVRVHELLGRKGEFSPEKQAGMALYEKALTAYYARDFLVAQELFRRCAVEHGDAVAHVYVQRCQGYVLTPPPSDWDGVIRWRRRSSDVK, translated from the coding sequence GTGCAACGCCTCCGCATCCACTCCTCCGGCCGCCGCTTCCTCCAGCGCCTTGGCTTCTCGCTCGTCCAGGCGGCCGTGTTCGGTTGCCTGCTGGGCCTGCTCGTGTCCCAACGCGTGTCGCGCCCCGTGCGCCCGGACGACACGCCCGCGCCCCTGCTGTCGCCTTCCGGCATCGTGGATCTGCTGTCGGGCTGGCTCGACGGCGGCGAGCGCGTCTTCTACGACTGGCGCATCCGCCAACTGGGCGAACGCTCCGAGCGCTCCGACCGCGTGGTGCTCGTCTCCATCGACGATGACACGCTCGCGGAGGCCCAGCAGGGCCCCCGCGCCGACATCGCCGCGTACCCCTGGCCGCGTCAGGTGGTGGGCGGCATGGTGCACCGGCTGGTGGAGGAGGGCGCCTCCGTGGTGATGCTGGACTTCGCGTACCCGGAGCTCAGCCCGCGCGCCTGCGCCACCCCCACCCGCACCGGACGGGGCGCGCTGTCGCAGGACGACGACGCGCTCCGGGACCTCCTGGACAAGGACCCCGGCCACTCCGTGCTCGCCTTCCGCTGGGGCGCGGAGGGCACCCGCAGCCTGCCGCCCACGGGACGTCTGTGGCCCTACCGGGTCCGCCTGGGCAGCTACCCCGGCCCCTCGGAGGCCCGCGCGCGCGCCCAGTCCGTGCTCGCCCTCCAGCGCCCGGCCTTCCTCATCCCCGCCGGCAAGGGCCTGGAGGTCTGGGCCGGCGTCGCCGACGAGGGCGAGGGCCGCAGCCTGGGCGAGCAACTGGGCGCCGTCACGGCAGCCATCCAGGAGCGCCGTGCCGCGGACGATGCCTTCCGCGTGGCGCCCGCGGACCTGTTCCTCGCGCTGGCCTCCGTGCAGGTGGCGGGGTTGGATCCGGAGAAGCTCCTGGAGGTGCGCCAGCTCCAGCACCCGGTGACGCCGCTCCTGGGCACTTCCAGCGGCTACGGCGCCACGACGCTGCCCGCGGACCCCGACGGCGTGGTGCGCGGCGTGCCCCACCTGGTCGCGTACAGCCCGCGCGGCGGCGAGCGCTACGTGCTGCCCTCGCTGCCGCTGGCGGCCGCCATGCGCCTCGCGGGCACGCAGAAGCTGCGGTACGCGGACGGGCGGCTCTTCATCGGGGACTCGTACTCCGTGCCCATGGACGCGTCCGGCTACAGCCTGCTGCGCTGGGAGGCGCCGTCCGCCACCCGGGGCGCCCGGGGCCCGCTGGCCCGCTCCATCCGCGCGTGGAACGTGCTGCTCAACCTCTTCGACATCCAGGCGGAGCGCCCGGCCCGCTTCGACCACGACCTGGACGGCCGGGCCGTCATCCTCACCAACACCAGCAGCTACGCGCCGGAGCGTCGGGTGACGCCCATTGGCCCTGGCATCGCCAACGGCGCCATCCTGGGACAGGCGCTCGCCAACATCCTCGCGTCGGACGGCATCACCCGGGTGCCGTCCCGCGTGGACATGGTGGCCACCATGGGGCTCGCGTTCATCGGCGCGTTCCTGGCGCTGTCGTTCAGCTGGCTCTTGCGCTCGGTGTGGGGGGCCATCCTCTTTGTCAGCGTGGTGGTGGCCGCGGGCGCGGGCTACGTCGGCGCGGCCGGCTGGTTCTTCGTCAACGAGCGGCTGTGGATCGCCGTGGCCGGCCCGCTGTGGTCCATGGGGCTCGCGTTCCTGGTGACGACCGTCTACGCCTTCCGCACCGAACAGGACGTGCGCGACTTCGTGCACAGCGCCCTGGGCCGCTACGTGAGCCCGGACGTGGCGCGGCTGGTGGCGCGCGACGTGAGCCTGATGCGGCCGGAGCGCCGCAAGATGACGGTGTACCTCTGCGACATCGAGGGCTTCACCCGCCTGTCGGAGGTCCTCCCGCCGGAGCAGCTGGTGCCCCTGCTCAACACCTTCCTCACGGAGATGACGTCCGTGGTGCGGGCCACGGCGGGGCAGGTGGACAAGTACATTGGCGACTCGGTGATGGCCTTCTGGGGCGCGCCCGTGCGCACGGATCGCCACGCGCACCTGGCCTGCGAGGCGGCGCTGAAGCTCCAGGCCGTGCTCGCGCAGCGCCAGCCCCTCTGGGAGAAGCAGTTCGGCCACCGGCTGTCGGTGCGCGCCGGCATCGACACGGGGGACCTGCTGGTGGGCGACATGGGCAGCGAGCTCAAGTCGAACTACACCGTCATGGGGGACGCGGTGGGCATGGCCGGCCGGCTGGAGGCCGCCAACAAGCAGTACGGCACCCAGGTGCTGGTGGGCGAGGCCACCGCGCAGCTCGCCAGCGACGCGTACGTCTTCCGCGAGGTGGACCGCGTGCTCGTGCGCAACCGCGAGCAGCCGGTGCGCGTGCACGAGCTGCTGGGCCGCAAGGGTGAGTTCTCCCCGGAGAAGCAGGCCGGCATGGCCCTGTACGAGAAGGCCCTCACCGCCTACTACGCGCGCGACTTCCTGGTGGCCCAGGAGCTGTTCCGCCGCTGCGCGGTGGAGCACGGCGACGCGGTGGCCCACGTCTACGTCCAGCGCTGCCAGGGCTACGTCCTGACGCCGCCCCCGTCGGACTGGGATGGCGTCATCCGCTGGCGCCGGCGCAGCTCCGACGTCAAATAG
- the nuoD gene encoding NADH dehydrogenase (quinone) subunit D: MADSHNTDATKPFNPDTDGFAHEESELESHFQSKHMVINMGPSHPATHGTVRLKVELEGETIVKIDPEIGFLHRGFQKSCENVTWTQCLPYTDRLNYLSAMMNNFGFLNAVEKLIGLEIPERAQYIRVIGSELHRLTDHLTCVGATGLEMGGFAPFLYGMEARELLQDRVTELTGARLTTSFGRVGGINRDLPEGWIAKVHKTLTRTEELLQEMDGLLTRNRIFVDRTKGTGIISAADAIDYGWTGPALRACGVDHDLRKTHPYWVYERFDFESVVGEHGDNYDRYLVRLEEMRQSIRILRQAMDTIPAGPIIVDDWRIALPPKPEVYGTIEGVMAHFKLVMEGIQVPPGEVYDATEASNGELGWYLVSDGRGRPYKVHVRAPGFPVLAALPHIIQGKMLADLVPTFDTINMIGGEVEQ, from the coding sequence ATGGCCGACAGCCACAACACCGACGCGACGAAGCCCTTCAACCCCGACACGGATGGGTTCGCCCACGAGGAGTCGGAGCTCGAGTCCCATTTCCAGTCGAAGCACATGGTCATCAACATGGGCCCGTCCCACCCGGCCACGCACGGCACCGTGCGGCTGAAGGTGGAGCTGGAGGGCGAGACGATCGTCAAGATCGATCCGGAGATCGGCTTCCTCCACCGCGGCTTCCAGAAGAGCTGCGAGAACGTCACCTGGACGCAGTGCCTGCCGTACACGGACCGGCTCAACTACCTGTCCGCGATGATGAACAACTTCGGGTTCCTCAACGCCGTGGAGAAGCTCATCGGCCTGGAGATCCCCGAGCGCGCCCAGTACATCCGCGTCATCGGCAGTGAGCTGCACCGGCTCACCGACCACCTGACGTGCGTGGGCGCCACCGGCCTGGAGATGGGCGGCTTCGCGCCGTTCCTCTACGGCATGGAGGCGCGCGAGCTCCTCCAGGACCGCGTCACGGAGCTCACGGGCGCGCGCCTCACCACCAGCTTCGGCCGCGTGGGTGGCATCAACCGCGACCTGCCCGAAGGCTGGATCGCGAAGGTCCACAAGACGCTCACCCGCACGGAGGAGCTGCTCCAGGAGATGGACGGGCTGCTCACGCGCAACCGCATCTTCGTGGACCGCACCAAGGGCACCGGCATCATCTCCGCCGCGGACGCCATCGACTACGGTTGGACGGGCCCCGCCCTGCGCGCGTGCGGCGTGGACCACGACCTGCGCAAGACGCACCCGTACTGGGTCTACGAGCGCTTCGACTTCGAGTCCGTGGTGGGCGAGCACGGCGACAACTACGACCGCTACCTCGTGCGCCTGGAGGAGATGCGCCAGTCCATCCGCATCCTGCGCCAGGCCATGGACACCATCCCGGCCGGCCCCATCATCGTGGACGACTGGCGCATCGCGCTGCCGCCCAAGCCGGAGGTGTACGGCACCATCGAAGGCGTGATGGCGCACTTCAAGCTGGTGATGGAGGGCATCCAGGTGCCCCCCGGTGAAGTCTACGACGCCACCGAGGCCTCCAACGGCGAGCTGGGCTGGTACCTGGTGAGCGACGGTCGCGGCCGGCCGTACAAGGTCCACGTCCGGGCCCCGGGCTTCCCGGTGCTCGCGGCGCTGCCGCACATCATCCAGGGCAAGATGCTGGCGGACCTCGTTCCCACCTTTGACACCATCAACATGATCGGCGGCGAGGTCGAGCAGTGA
- a CDS encoding 2Fe-2S iron-sulfur cluster-binding protein, producing the protein MSDNDTKKPTGDAQTPPKGAPTDTPAAKIGPEPSNPPAGPKMDTPPAAASGPTGTPPPKPAGAPAGGPPPKPQPKNPGFVTAVVDGKEVVVKPGTNMIEAAKSVGSEIPYYCYHPRLSIAANCRICLIEASNAPKLVPACQTPMAEGQVIKTTTPKVKEQQRAVMEFLLLNHPVDCSICDQAGECKLQDYYMKYDYRPSRLEGTKALKHKRKVLGPRVVLDQERCIICTRCVRFMNEIPKEPQLGVFGRGSHERIDVFPGNELDSNYSLNTVDVCPVGALLSRDFRFKARSWFLSATPSVCTGCSRGCSISADWMSQDTYRYRPRENEAINKSWMCDQGRLSYRDLNVGRVLAAQVGRGMTARDTVQPALTRKDAVVAAAKALKPLVGASQLAVLASPLASNEDLLAGLTFAKQTLGVTTVFVGGRPQGKADHYLMTADKNPNRQGLALIAKGLGLSLKGFEELSPAISAGKVKALYAVGTEVPTDAVAFAEVAAKLEVFVAQAQNESPVTAQATVLLPASAHIEDEGTFTQQDGITQRFRKAYPSKGDASPHWKWATELTRELGGEAAHASARDVWRALSSKVAEFAEFNWDKASPPDREKPGINPLPSGADGRPPGYREFGAPRVRGI; encoded by the coding sequence GTGAGCGACAACGACACGAAGAAGCCCACCGGTGACGCGCAGACGCCCCCCAAGGGCGCCCCCACCGACACGCCCGCGGCCAAGATCGGCCCGGAGCCGTCCAACCCGCCCGCCGGGCCGAAGATGGACACCCCTCCGGCGGCCGCCAGCGGCCCCACCGGCACGCCTCCGCCCAAGCCGGCGGGAGCGCCGGCCGGCGGCCCTCCGCCCAAGCCGCAGCCCAAGAACCCGGGCTTCGTGACGGCGGTGGTGGACGGCAAGGAGGTCGTGGTCAAGCCGGGGACGAACATGATCGAGGCGGCCAAGTCGGTCGGCTCGGAGATCCCCTACTACTGCTACCACCCGCGCCTCTCCATCGCGGCCAACTGCCGCATCTGCCTCATTGAAGCGTCCAACGCGCCCAAGCTCGTCCCCGCCTGCCAGACGCCCATGGCCGAGGGTCAGGTCATCAAGACCACGACCCCCAAGGTCAAGGAGCAGCAGCGCGCGGTGATGGAGTTCCTGCTGCTGAACCACCCGGTTGACTGCTCCATCTGCGACCAGGCCGGTGAGTGCAAGCTGCAGGACTACTACATGAAGTACGACTACCGGCCGTCGCGCCTGGAGGGCACCAAGGCCCTCAAGCACAAGCGCAAGGTGCTGGGACCCCGCGTCGTGCTGGACCAGGAGCGCTGCATCATCTGCACGCGCTGCGTCCGCTTCATGAACGAGATTCCGAAGGAGCCGCAGCTGGGCGTCTTCGGCCGTGGCAGCCACGAGCGCATCGACGTGTTCCCGGGCAACGAGCTGGACAGCAACTACTCGCTCAACACCGTGGACGTGTGCCCGGTGGGCGCGCTGCTCAGCCGCGACTTCCGCTTCAAGGCGCGCTCCTGGTTCCTGTCCGCCACGCCGTCCGTCTGCACGGGCTGCTCGCGCGGGTGCAGCATCTCCGCGGACTGGATGTCCCAGGACACCTACCGCTACCGCCCGCGTGAGAACGAGGCCATCAACAAGAGCTGGATGTGCGACCAGGGCCGGCTGTCCTACCGCGACCTGAACGTGGGCCGCGTGCTCGCCGCCCAGGTGGGCCGCGGCATGACGGCGCGGGACACGGTGCAGCCGGCGCTCACGCGCAAGGACGCCGTGGTCGCCGCGGCCAAGGCGCTCAAGCCGCTCGTGGGCGCCTCCCAGCTCGCGGTGCTGGCCTCGCCGCTCGCGTCCAACGAGGACCTGCTGGCGGGCCTGACGTTCGCGAAGCAGACGCTGGGCGTGACGACGGTGTTCGTGGGCGGCCGGCCGCAGGGCAAGGCCGACCACTACCTGATGACGGCGGACAAGAACCCCAACCGCCAGGGCCTGGCGCTCATCGCCAAGGGCCTGGGGCTGTCGCTGAAGGGCTTCGAGGAGCTCAGCCCCGCCATCAGCGCCGGCAAGGTGAAGGCGCTGTACGCGGTGGGCACCGAGGTCCCCACGGACGCGGTCGCGTTCGCGGAGGTCGCGGCGAAGCTGGAGGTGTTCGTCGCCCAGGCGCAGAACGAGTCCCCCGTGACGGCGCAGGCGACGGTGCTGCTGCCGGCGAGCGCGCACATCGAGGACGAGGGCACGTTCACCCAGCAGGACGGCATCACCCAGCGCTTCCGCAAGGCGTACCCCTCCAAGGGGGACGCTTCGCCGCACTGGAAGTGGGCTACGGAGCTGACGCGCGAGCTGGGCGGCGAGGCCGCGCACGCCTCCGCGCGCGACGTGTGGCGGGCGCTGTCGTCCAAGGTGGCCGAGTTCGCCGAGTTCAACTGGGACAAGGCCTCTCCGCCGGACCGGGAGAAGCCGGGCATCAATCCGCTGCCGTCGGGGGCCGACGGCCGTCCGCCGGGCTACCGTGAATTCGGCGCGCCGCGCGTGAGGGGCATCTGA
- a CDS encoding (2Fe-2S) ferredoxin domain-containing protein: protein MKRYRMSVCKGSSCREGGSDAVHVAAREALAARGLQTRCELYRGGCYGFCHMGPNVVVREDTGRKRDPLSPEDYQLMGWPGEVYYSGMTAEKMTRVVGEHIQDDAPVKELFGQPDSGDDD from the coding sequence ATGAAGCGCTACCGGATGTCCGTGTGCAAGGGTTCCAGCTGCCGCGAGGGCGGCTCGGACGCGGTGCACGTGGCGGCGCGCGAGGCGCTGGCGGCGCGGGGGCTCCAGACGCGCTGCGAGCTGTACCGGGGCGGCTGCTACGGCTTCTGCCACATGGGGCCCAACGTGGTGGTGCGCGAGGACACGGGCCGCAAGCGCGACCCGCTGTCCCCGGAGGACTACCAGCTCATGGGGTGGCCCGGTGAGGTGTACTACTCCGGCATGACGGCGGAGAAGATGACCCGCGTGGTGGGCGAGCACATCCAGGACGACGCCCCCGTGAAGGAGCTGTTCGGCCAGCCGGACTCCGGCGACGATGACTGA
- a CDS encoding NADH-quinone oxidoreductase subunit C — MDRVAAQFPEAVAERYVDRAGGAWAVIHAEWLPKVATFLKMDPELDFKLFGSADAVDRLHLAENDPRFEIVYFLYSLSRKEHVRLKVRVTETRPEVPSLAAVYRGANWWERLAFDFYGIRFVDHPDLRRILLYEEFQGHPLRKDYALRDRQPLIPERPIKDIFRGPGTSGVA, encoded by the coding sequence TTGGACCGGGTCGCCGCCCAGTTTCCCGAGGCGGTCGCGGAGCGCTATGTGGACCGCGCTGGCGGAGCCTGGGCCGTCATCCATGCGGAGTGGCTGCCGAAGGTCGCCACGTTCCTGAAGATGGACCCTGAGCTGGACTTCAAGCTGTTCGGCTCCGCGGACGCCGTGGACCGCCTGCACCTGGCGGAGAACGATCCGCGCTTCGAGATCGTCTACTTCCTGTACTCGCTCAGCCGGAAGGAGCACGTGCGCCTGAAGGTGCGCGTCACCGAGACCCGGCCGGAGGTGCCCTCCCTCGCGGCGGTGTACCGCGGCGCGAACTGGTGGGAGCGGCTGGCGTTCGACTTCTACGGCATCCGCTTCGTGGACCACCCGGACCTGCGCCGCATCCTCCTGTACGAGGAGTTCCAGGGCCACCCCCTGCGCAAGGACTACGCGCTGCGTGACCGGCAGCCGCTGATCCCCGAGCGCCCCATCAAGGACATCTTCCGCGGCCCCGGCACCAGCGGCGTCGCCTGA
- a CDS encoding complex I subunit 1/NuoH family protein, whose amino-acid sequence MSRILTMLFAMAFCIFALAGGVATAYLVGGLVEEHLFTGASRLTNILFLMLTFVMIIATLLTLAERKWSAFMQDRVGPNRARLAIPGLGNRSLGGIPHIITDVLKMLTKEDFVPGTANKFLFNLGPILAFAPVFALFAVVPAGPSVTVFGKTVDMVVATPDFGMLYVLAIASLAVYGTSLAGWSSNNKFALLGGVRASAQMIAYEVALGLALVGLFLAFSSVQLPALVGDVGNALVAGTGQARYLWRSDGAFDLGLPAWGIFIQPLGFIAFFVASFAETKRAPFDAPEGESEIIGYFVEYSGMKFGMFMISEFMEVVVLAGVTTALFFGGHHLPFGGEWLAAQPLMQEHGWLYGTILGTVFWIKVVLLIWVQLVIRWTFPRFRYDQIQNLGWKILLPAGLANVFISGALVLWDPSLRLLGIVGLLQIGFVVALTMSRGSKAAGAHDTAHGHGHDAHGQPAGGGHDLPAHADPHSHSPAGAH is encoded by the coding sequence ATGAGCCGCATCCTGACAATGTTGTTCGCCATGGCCTTCTGCATCTTCGCCCTCGCGGGCGGAGTGGCCACGGCGTACCTCGTGGGCGGGCTGGTGGAAGAGCACCTGTTCACGGGCGCCAGCCGCCTGACGAACATCCTCTTCCTGATGCTCACCTTCGTGATGATCATCGCCACGCTCCTCACGCTCGCCGAGCGCAAGTGGAGCGCGTTCATGCAGGACCGCGTGGGCCCCAACCGCGCGCGCCTGGCCATCCCCGGCCTGGGCAACCGCTCCCTGGGCGGCATCCCGCACATCATCACCGACGTGCTGAAGATGCTGACCAAGGAGGACTTCGTCCCCGGCACGGCGAACAAGTTCCTGTTCAACCTGGGCCCCATCCTCGCGTTCGCGCCGGTGTTCGCGCTGTTCGCGGTGGTGCCCGCCGGCCCGTCCGTGACGGTGTTCGGCAAGACGGTGGACATGGTCGTCGCCACGCCGGACTTCGGCATGCTGTACGTGCTCGCCATCGCGTCGCTCGCCGTCTACGGCACGTCGCTGGCCGGCTGGTCCTCCAACAACAAGTTCGCCCTGCTGGGCGGCGTGCGCGCCTCCGCGCAGATGATCGCCTACGAAGTGGCGCTGGGCCTGGCGCTCGTGGGCCTCTTCCTGGCGTTCTCCTCCGTGCAGCTGCCCGCGCTGGTGGGTGACGTGGGCAACGCGCTGGTCGCCGGCACCGGCCAGGCGCGCTACCTGTGGCGCTCCGACGGCGCCTTCGACCTGGGGCTGCCCGCCTGGGGCATCTTCATCCAGCCCCTGGGCTTCATCGCCTTCTTCGTGGCCTCCTTCGCGGAGACCAAGCGCGCGCCGTTCGACGCGCCCGAAGGCGAGTCGGAGATCATCGGCTACTTCGTGGAGTACTCCGGCATGAAGTTCGGCATGTTCATGATCTCCGAGTTCATGGAGGTCGTGGTGCTGGCCGGTGTCACGACGGCGCTGTTCTTCGGCGGTCACCACCTGCCCTTCGGCGGCGAGTGGCTGGCGGCGCAGCCCCTGATGCAGGAGCACGGCTGGCTGTACGGCACCATCCTGGGCACGGTGTTCTGGATCAAGGTCGTCCTGCTCATCTGGGTGCAGCTGGTCATCCGCTGGACCTTCCCGCGCTTCCGCTACGATCAGATCCAGAACCTGGGCTGGAAGATCCTCCTGCCCGCGGGCCTGGCGAACGTGTTCATCAGCGGCGCGCTGGTGCTGTGGGATCCGTCCCTGCGGCTGCTGGGCATCGTGGGCCTGCTGCAGATCGGCTTCGTCGTCGCGCTGACGATGTCCAGGGGCTCCAAGGCGGCGGGCGCGCACGACACGGCGCACGGCCACGGGCACGACGCCCACGGGCAGCCGGCGGGCGGCGGGCATGACCTGCCGGCGCACGCGGACCCCCACTCCCATTCCCCGGCGGGCGCGCACTAG
- a CDS encoding alpha/beta hydrolase family protein: MAQPPAPLRVLGAHADADSPRVVGAALVHEGSSRQALLRRYPRREPAPALASTLAAILADSGQRLRWSAAPVEELACDNGDVTFRIQVRVPPSCLERTCPVLAYYSGGCPHPGYHWRPEFFLRAGFIYAEPAIRGARCTEAWARADDGPLREVAATDLEASSRCLRTRFTREGAPPKLGILGWSYGGNQTLVGMTRFAGHYDAGFALAAKTDLHAFFSQAPPELRRARASEYGDPATDAEQLHANSPITYVERVKAPLALMLGDRDPKVSLSDADVFVRALQARGQDVSLMIVPEHAHLTERPEEVVFQHAHVLQFFTTKFGMPLSVDTRP, from the coding sequence GTGGCACAGCCTCCGGCGCCCCTCCGGGTGCTCGGCGCGCATGCGGACGCGGACAGCCCTCGCGTCGTCGGCGCGGCGCTCGTCCACGAGGGGTCTTCCCGGCAGGCGCTCCTGCGGCGCTACCCCCGGCGCGAACCCGCCCCCGCGCTGGCCTCCACGCTGGCCGCCATCCTCGCGGACTCCGGACAGCGCCTGCGCTGGAGCGCGGCCCCCGTGGAGGAGCTCGCCTGTGACAACGGTGACGTCACGTTCCGGATCCAGGTCCGCGTCCCGCCCTCGTGCCTGGAGCGCACCTGTCCCGTGCTCGCGTACTACTCGGGAGGCTGTCCCCATCCGGGCTACCACTGGCGGCCGGAGTTCTTCCTCCGTGCGGGCTTCATCTACGCGGAGCCCGCCATCCGGGGCGCCCGGTGCACTGAAGCCTGGGCCCGCGCGGACGACGGCCCGCTCCGCGAGGTGGCCGCGACGGACCTGGAGGCGAGCAGCCGGTGCCTGCGGACGCGCTTCACCCGGGAGGGCGCGCCCCCGAAGCTGGGCATCCTCGGCTGGAGCTACGGGGGCAATCAGACGCTGGTGGGCATGACGCGCTTCGCGGGCCACTACGATGCGGGCTTCGCGCTGGCCGCCAAGACGGACCTGCACGCGTTCTTCTCCCAGGCGCCGCCGGAGCTGCGCCGGGCCCGGGCCTCCGAGTACGGAGACCCGGCGACGGACGCGGAGCAGCTGCACGCGAACTCGCCCATCACCTACGTGGAGCGGGTGAAGGCCCCGCTGGCCCTGATGCTGGGAGACCGCGACCCCAAGGTGTCGCTGTCGGACGCGGACGTCTTCGTGCGTGCGCTCCAGGCGCGTGGCCAGGACGTGTCGCTGATGATCGTCCCCGAGCACGCCCACCTCACGGAGCGACCGGAAGAGGTCGTGTTCCAGCACGCCCACGTCCTCCAGTTCTTCACCACGAAGTTCGGCATGCCGCTGTCCGTCGACACGCGGCCCTGA